A part of Rattus norvegicus strain BN/NHsdMcwi chromosome 4, GRCr8, whole genome shotgun sequence genomic DNA contains:
- the Timp4 gene encoding metalloproteinase inhibitor 4 isoform X2, whose amino-acid sequence MFKGFEKAKDIQYVYTPFDSSLCGVKLETNSQKQYLLTGQILSDGKVFIHLCNYIEPWEDLSLVQRESLNHHYHQNCGCQITTCYAVPCTISAPDECLWTDWLLERKLYGYQAQHYVCMKHVDGICSWYRGHLHLRKEYVDIVQP is encoded by the exons ATGTTTAAAGGGTTCGAGAAGGCCAAGGATATTCAGTATGTCTACACGCCATTTGACTCTTCTCTCTGTGGTGTGAAACTAGAAACCAACAGTCAGAAGCAGTATCTGTTGACTG GCCAGATTCTCAGTGATGGAAAAGTCTTCATCCATCTGTGCAACTACATTGAGCCCTGGGAGGACCTGTCCTTGGTGCAGAGGGAGAGCCTGAATCATCACTACCACCAGAACTGTGGCTGCCAA ATCACCACTTGCTATGCAGTGCCGTGTACCATCTCAGCCCCCGATGAGTGTCTCTGGACAGACTGGCTGCTGGAACGGAAGCTCTATGGGTACCAGGCCCAGCACTATGTCTGCATGAAGCATGTTGATGGCATCTGCAGCTGGTACCGAGGACACCTACACCTCCGGAAGGAGTACGTTGACATCGTCCAGCCCTAG